The Agromyces atrinae genome window below encodes:
- a CDS encoding ABC transporter ATP-binding protein — protein sequence MTSTPLLSVRELRVTFDTGSGPVEAVKGVSFDVAAGETVAIVGESGSGKSTIASSINRLLAANGRISGGEIEFDGRDLVRATERQMIELRGSVIGFVPQDPMSNLNPVHRVGRQIQEALEVHGRARGADAHKQVIELLELVGIPEPERRFEQYPHEFSGGMRQRALIAMGLACRPALLIADEPTSALDVTVQRRILDQLDTLTAELGTAVVLITHDLALAAERADRVVVMFRGDIVEQGPAQQLLSAPQHEYTKQLLAAAPSLTTATITERIEPGTGEGPAELARLEGLGKKYRMRGGDDFWAARDVSFSIPRGRTVAVVGESGSGKSTTAKLMLGLETPSEGRVVMQGKDVATLKGRELLAFRRTVQPVFQNPFASLDPRYTVEESIVEPLRVHRVGSRDDRRRRMFDLLDRVALPAELADRLPHELSGGQRQRVAIARALALSPDLVVLDEAVSALDVLVQAQILDLLAELQRELGLSYLFISHDLAVVKMISHVVHVMRAGRIVESGTPAEIFDAPRDEYTRELLAAIPGAGLAV from the coding sequence ATGACCAGCACCCCTCTCCTCAGCGTTCGCGAGCTCCGCGTCACGTTCGACACGGGCTCCGGCCCCGTCGAAGCGGTGAAAGGCGTGTCGTTCGACGTCGCGGCGGGCGAGACCGTCGCGATCGTGGGCGAGTCGGGATCGGGCAAGTCGACGATCGCGTCGAGCATCAACCGACTGCTCGCCGCCAACGGGCGCATCTCGGGCGGCGAGATCGAGTTCGACGGCCGCGATCTCGTGCGCGCGACCGAGCGTCAGATGATCGAGCTGCGCGGGTCGGTCATCGGCTTCGTGCCGCAGGACCCGATGTCGAACCTCAACCCCGTGCACCGCGTCGGACGTCAGATCCAGGAGGCGCTCGAGGTGCACGGCCGTGCGCGCGGAGCCGACGCGCACAAGCAGGTCATCGAGCTGCTCGAACTCGTCGGCATCCCCGAGCCCGAGCGTCGCTTCGAGCAGTACCCGCACGAGTTCTCGGGCGGAATGCGCCAGCGCGCCCTCATCGCGATGGGTCTCGCGTGCCGCCCCGCCCTGCTCATCGCCGACGAACCGACGAGTGCCCTCGACGTCACGGTGCAGCGCCGCATCCTCGATCAGCTCGACACGCTCACAGCCGAACTCGGCACGGCCGTCGTGCTCATCACCCACGATCTCGCCCTCGCCGCCGAGCGCGCCGACCGCGTCGTCGTGATGTTCCGCGGCGACATCGTCGAGCAGGGCCCCGCCCAGCAGTTGCTCTCGGCGCCGCAGCACGAGTACACGAAGCAGTTGCTCGCCGCGGCCCCGAGCCTCACGACGGCGACGATCACCGAGCGCATCGAGCCCGGCACCGGCGAGGGGCCGGCGGAACTCGCACGCCTCGAGGGGCTCGGCAAGAAGTACCGCATGCGCGGCGGCGACGATTTCTGGGCCGCGCGCGACGTGTCGTTCTCGATCCCCCGCGGCCGCACCGTCGCCGTCGTCGGCGAGTCGGGCTCGGGCAAGTCGACGACCGCCAAGCTCATGCTCGGCCTCGAGACGCCGTCCGAGGGGCGCGTCGTCATGCAGGGCAAGGACGTCGCGACGCTGAAGGGCCGGGAGCTCCTCGCCTTCCGTCGCACCGTGCAGCCGGTGTTCCAGAACCCGTTCGCCTCGCTCGACCCGCGCTACACCGTCGAGGAGTCGATCGTCGAGCCGCTGCGCGTGCACCGCGTCGGCAGCCGTGACGACCGCCGACGCCGCATGTTCGATCTGCTCGATCGCGTCGCCCTGCCCGCGGAACTCGCCGACCGTCTGCCGCACGAGCTCTCGGGCGGTCAGCGTCAGCGCGTCGCGATCGCCCGTGCCCTCGCGCTCTCGCCCGATCTCGTCGTGCTCGACGAAGCGGTCTCGGCGCTCGACGTGCTCGTGCAGGCGCAGATCCTCGACCTGCTCGCCGAGCTGCAGCGCGAGCTCGGCCTCAGCTACCTCTTCATCAGCCACGACCTCGCGGTCGTCAAGATGATCTCCCACGTCGTGCACGTCATGCGCGCCGGTCGCATCGTCGAGAGCGGCACCCCGGCCGAGATCTTCGATGCTCCCCGCGACGAGTACACGCGCGAGCTGCTCGCCGCGATCCCCGGCGCCGGTCTCGCCGTCTGA
- a CDS encoding ABC transporter permease encodes MRKLLANPLVRRIGGAILTLVGVAIAVFIMLRAIPGDQITAAFGTEAAALSPEQRASLEAYYGLDQPLIVQFFTWLGSLLTGNLGFSARAQQSVLEMTAAALPVTLELALLSIVLAFIIGVPLGMLSASRPNGFRDFFGQAVGLAGLGIPAFLLATTLLAITATSFGFNPNGLGYARLFDDPLLNLQQMLMPALVLGFGIAAPIMRTTRTAVLEVRSLDFVRTARAKGVPPRRLQIHHVLRNALVPIVTMTGLQFGYLLGGAVVVEQIFSLPGIGRQVLLGINQKEFAVVQSTVLVIALLFVIVNLLTDLLYRVIDPRVRAS; translated from the coding sequence ATGCGAAAACTGCTCGCGAATCCGCTCGTGCGGCGGATCGGCGGCGCGATACTGACTCTCGTCGGAGTCGCCATCGCCGTCTTCATCATGCTGCGCGCCATTCCCGGCGACCAGATCACGGCGGCGTTCGGCACCGAGGCCGCCGCGCTCTCCCCCGAGCAGCGCGCAAGCCTCGAGGCGTACTACGGCCTCGACCAGCCGCTCATCGTGCAGTTCTTCACGTGGCTCGGCAGCCTGCTCACGGGAAACCTCGGCTTCTCGGCGCGAGCGCAGCAGAGCGTGCTCGAGATGACGGCGGCGGCGCTGCCCGTCACCCTCGAGCTCGCGCTCCTCTCGATCGTGCTCGCGTTCATCATCGGCGTGCCGCTCGGCATGCTCTCGGCCTCGCGCCCCAACGGCTTCCGTGACTTCTTCGGCCAGGCCGTCGGCCTCGCCGGTCTCGGCATCCCCGCCTTCCTCCTTGCGACGACGCTCCTCGCCATCACCGCGACGAGCTTCGGCTTCAACCCGAACGGCCTCGGCTACGCCCGGCTCTTCGACGATCCGCTCCTGAACCTCCAGCAGATGCTCATGCCGGCCCTCGTGCTCGGCTTCGGCATCGCCGCGCCGATCATGCGGACGACCCGCACGGCCGTGCTCGAGGTGCGTTCGCTCGACTTCGTGCGCACCGCTCGCGCGAAGGGTGTTCCCCCGCGTCGCCTGCAGATCCATCACGTGCTGCGCAACGCCCTCGTGCCGATCGTCACCATGACGGGTCTGCAGTTCGGTTATCTCCTCGGCGGCGCCGTGGTCGTCGAGCAGATCTTCTCGCTGCCCGGCATCGGCCGCCAGGTGCTGCTCGGCATCAACCAGAAGGAGTTCGCGGTCGTGCAGAGCACGGTGCTCGTGATCGCCCTCCTCTTCGTCATCGTCAACCTCCTCACCGACCTGCTGTATCGGGTCATCGACCCCCGGGTGCGCGCATCATGA
- a CDS encoding mandelate racemase/muconate lactonizing enzyme family protein produces the protein MTRIAEISVHRTSLPLVRPFVTARRRATTLDTVLVSVTDSDGVTGWGEAPTSWRVTGESAASVDAVVRGPLGDAVLGLDPLDTDAASERIIDAVVGNAAARSAVESAVVDLAARLSGATLARFLGAAPETTRISTDLTLAAGPVESLLADARAGAAFPALKIKVGLDADADRDAVIAVRREIGSDVRLRVDANQGWTASDAIRVIRAWEEAGVDLEFVEQPTPARDLAALAFVTSAVSTPILADESVWTTSDLHDIVERRAADAVNIKLAKCGGPVAALDLARAARAAGMGIIVGSMLESTVGVGTSAAVAAALDADAVHDLDAGAWVAASPVDGGIRYDGGSIVLSTGAGLGIRGLAAPLADGSAA, from the coding sequence ATGACGCGCATCGCCGAGATCTCCGTGCACCGGACGAGCCTCCCGCTCGTGCGGCCGTTCGTGACGGCTCGGCGGCGGGCGACGACGCTCGACACGGTGCTCGTCTCCGTCACCGATTCCGACGGCGTCACGGGGTGGGGTGAGGCGCCGACCAGCTGGCGCGTGACGGGCGAGAGCGCGGCGAGCGTCGACGCCGTCGTGCGCGGCCCGCTCGGCGACGCCGTGCTCGGTCTCGACCCGCTCGACACGGATGCCGCGTCGGAACGCATCATCGACGCCGTCGTCGGCAACGCGGCAGCACGCTCGGCCGTCGAATCGGCCGTCGTCGATCTCGCCGCTCGCCTCTCGGGAGCGACGCTCGCCCGGTTCCTCGGTGCGGCACCCGAAACCACTCGCATCTCGACCGACCTGACACTCGCCGCGGGCCCTGTCGAGTCGCTGCTCGCCGACGCCCGTGCGGGCGCCGCGTTCCCCGCCCTCAAGATCAAGGTCGGCCTCGACGCCGATGCCGATCGCGACGCGGTCATCGCCGTCCGCCGCGAGATCGGGTCCGACGTGCGACTGCGCGTCGACGCCAACCAGGGCTGGACGGCGAGCGACGCGATCCGCGTCATCCGCGCGTGGGAGGAGGCCGGCGTCGACCTCGAGTTCGTCGAGCAGCCGACCCCGGCACGCGATCTCGCCGCCCTCGCCTTCGTCACGTCCGCCGTCTCGACGCCGATCCTCGCCGACGAATCGGTGTGGACGACGAGTGATCTGCACGACATCGTCGAGCGGCGCGCGGCCGACGCCGTGAACATCAAACTGGCCAAGTGCGGCGGGCCCGTGGCCGCACTCGACCTGGCTCGCGCGGCACGCGCCGCGGGCATGGGCATCATCGTCGGCAGCATGCTCGAGTCGACCGTCGGCGTCGGCACCTCGGCCGCGGTCGCAGCCGCACTCGATGCGGACGCCGTGCACGACCTCGACGCGGGAGCGTGGGTCGCCGCCTCCCCCGTCGACGGCGGCATCCGGTACGACGGCGGCTCGATCGTGCTCTCGACGGGCGCCGGGCTCGGCATCCGCGGCCTCGCCGCACCCCTCGCGGACGGGAGCGCCGCATGA
- the murQ gene encoding N-acetylmuramic acid 6-phosphate etherase: MTTTGTGLEGLTTEAVDPRFDAIDLMSISELAALMNDNDHVVPTAVRSALPQIVPALEAATARMQQGGRLVYVGAGTPGRIGVLDASECPPTFSTPPELVFAVIAGGPEAIAGAVEGAEDDAEAGAASMDETQIGPLDTVVGIASSGRTPFVVAAVRRARERGALTVGLSCNSDTALSAEAEHGIEVLVGPELVSGSTRLKAGTAQKLVLNMFSTILMIQLGKTYGNLMVDVTASNAKLKLRATGIVARITGVDVDTAREALEESGYIVKRAVLKIARGMDADRADSALLEAGGRLRIALEANR, from the coding sequence ATGACGACGACAGGCACCGGCCTCGAAGGCCTCACGACCGAAGCGGTCGATCCGCGATTCGATGCGATCGACCTCATGTCGATCTCCGAGCTCGCCGCTCTCATGAACGACAACGACCACGTCGTGCCGACGGCGGTGCGCTCGGCCTTGCCGCAGATCGTGCCCGCGCTCGAAGCGGCGACCGCACGCATGCAGCAGGGCGGCCGGCTCGTCTACGTCGGCGCGGGAACGCCGGGGCGCATCGGCGTGCTCGACGCCTCCGAGTGCCCGCCGACGTTCTCGACGCCGCCCGAGCTCGTCTTCGCGGTCATCGCGGGCGGGCCCGAGGCGATCGCGGGTGCGGTCGAAGGCGCAGAGGATGACGCGGAGGCCGGCGCCGCATCGATGGATGAGACGCAGATCGGCCCCCTCGACACCGTCGTGGGCATCGCGTCGAGCGGCCGCACACCCTTCGTCGTCGCGGCCGTGCGCCGTGCCCGCGAACGCGGCGCCCTCACCGTCGGGCTCTCGTGCAACTCCGACACCGCGCTGAGCGCCGAGGCGGAGCACGGCATCGAGGTGCTCGTCGGCCCCGAGCTCGTGAGCGGGTCGACGCGGCTGAAGGCCGGCACGGCTCAGAAGCTCGTGCTCAACATGTTCTCGACGATCCTCATGATCCAGCTCGGCAAGACGTACGGAAACCTCATGGTCGACGTCACGGCCTCGAACGCCAAGCTCAAGCTGCGCGCGACGGGTATCGTCGCCCGCATCACCGGTGTCGACGTCGACACGGCGCGCGAGGCTCTCGAGGAGTCGGGGTACATCGTCAAGCGCGCGGTGCTGAAGATCGCGCGCGGCATGGACGCCGACCGCGCCGATTCGGCACTCCTCGAGGCGGGCGGCCGCCTCCGAATCGCTCTGGAGGCGAATCGATGA
- a CDS encoding ABC transporter permease, which produces MTETIAPNGAERRLPRAGRNRSLSGLLRSPSGLAGLIITGLLAVLAILSLLGWLPYDPAAQNAAARLQPPSMEHWFGTDQFGRDIFSRTASGVGNSALVAVVAVTFAAVVGTIGGITSGYLRGVSDSVIGGLSNVLFAFPPLLLALTLASVFTRNWFTIAVAIAVVYTPIFVRVTRGPVLSLREIDYVNAAKATGMRAGSIMARHILPNITGIIIVQVTLSLSWAVLTEASLSFLGLGTPPPAASLGSMIFDARTLVTVAPWTLFAPGTILILLVIGLNLLGDGLRDALDPSRRGRR; this is translated from the coding sequence ATGACCGAGACCATCGCGCCGAACGGCGCCGAACGACGACTTCCCCGCGCGGGACGGAACCGCTCGCTGAGCGGCCTCCTCCGCAGCCCGAGCGGCCTCGCCGGGCTCATCATCACCGGCCTCCTCGCGGTACTCGCGATCCTCTCGCTCCTCGGCTGGCTGCCCTACGATCCGGCCGCGCAGAACGCCGCGGCGCGACTGCAGCCGCCGAGCATGGAGCACTGGTTCGGCACCGACCAGTTCGGCCGCGACATCTTCTCGCGCACGGCCTCGGGCGTCGGCAACTCCGCGCTCGTCGCCGTCGTCGCTGTGACGTTCGCCGCGGTCGTCGGCACGATCGGCGGCATCACGTCGGGCTACCTGCGCGGCGTCTCCGACAGTGTCATCGGCGGACTCAGCAACGTGCTGTTCGCGTTCCCGCCGCTGCTGCTCGCACTGACCCTCGCGTCGGTCTTCACCCGCAACTGGTTCACGATCGCCGTCGCGATCGCCGTCGTTTACACGCCGATCTTCGTGCGTGTGACGCGCGGCCCCGTGCTCTCGCTGCGCGAGATCGACTACGTGAACGCGGCGAAGGCGACCGGCATGCGCGCGGGTTCGATCATGGCGCGGCACATCCTGCCGAACATCACCGGCATCATCATCGTGCAGGTCACGCTCTCGCTCTCGTGGGCCGTGCTCACCGAAGCGTCGCTGAGCTTTCTCGGCCTCGGAACACCGCCGCCCGCGGCATCCCTCGGCTCGATGATCTTCGATGCCCGCACCCTCGTGACCGTCGCGCCGTGGACCCTGTTCGCGCCCGGCACCATCCTCATCCTGCTCGTGATCGGCCTGAACCTCCTCGGCGACGGCTTGCGCGATGCGCTCGACCCGTCCAGAAGGGGACGCCGATGA
- the nagB gene encoding glucosamine-6-phosphate deaminase → MELIILPSHDVDAVAARLVADDLRAASPGVLGVATGSSPLGVYAALERMIAAGDLDLSRTRAFALDEYVGIPADHPESYAAVIRREVVERLGMNPAFVRVPDGRADDLELACAEYEAAIRHAGGIDVQILGIGANGHIGFNEPSSSLASRTRVKTLTRATREANARFFDDVADVPTHCLTQGIGTILDAQHLVLVARGEAKAEAIRQAAEGPVSARWPASALQLHPNVTLVIDDDAASHLELGDYYRETYRLKPAVEDR, encoded by the coding sequence ATGGAGCTCATCATCCTTCCGAGCCACGACGTCGACGCCGTGGCCGCTCGCCTCGTCGCCGACGACCTGCGCGCCGCCTCCCCCGGCGTGCTCGGCGTCGCGACGGGATCGTCGCCCCTCGGCGTCTACGCGGCGCTCGAGCGGATGATCGCCGCGGGCGACCTCGACCTCTCGCGCACGCGCGCGTTCGCCCTCGACGAGTACGTGGGCATCCCCGCCGATCACCCCGAGAGCTATGCCGCCGTCATCCGCCGCGAGGTCGTCGAGCGGCTCGGCATGAACCCCGCGTTCGTGCGCGTCCCCGACGGCCGGGCCGACGACCTCGAGCTCGCGTGCGCCGAGTACGAGGCCGCGATCCGTCACGCGGGCGGCATCGACGTGCAGATCCTCGGCATCGGCGCGAACGGGCACATCGGCTTCAACGAGCCGTCGTCATCCCTCGCCTCGCGCACCCGGGTCAAGACCCTCACGCGAGCGACCCGCGAGGCGAACGCGCGCTTCTTCGACGACGTCGCCGACGTGCCGACCCACTGCCTCACGCAGGGCATCGGAACGATCCTCGACGCGCAGCACCTCGTGCTCGTCGCGCGCGGCGAGGCGAAGGCCGAGGCGATCCGTCAGGCCGCCGAGGGCCCCGTATCGGCCCGTTGGCCGGCCTCCGCCCTGCAGCTGCACCCGAACGTCACGCTCGTCATCGACGACGACGCCGCATCGCACCTCGAACTCGGCGACTACTACCGCGAGACCTACCGGTTGAAACCCGCCGTCGAGGATCGATGA
- a CDS encoding ABC transporter substrate-binding protein — MTQRKRRVQAGLAALGVATATALLVSGCTGTSTATPSGTPNADGTLVIGVTTDANTLYPWTTTQFQATNVLQNIYGTLTEFDENLEVVPGLAESWETSEDGLTVTFTLREGVTYSNGAAFDSADVVASLTAIKNPDTAAVSATNLASVSTIEAPDASTVVLTLSAPDAALVSKLAPVTMAILDSDDTAATLETAPNGTGPYMLDERKPNESISLVRNTDYWGDTPGLGGIEFRVIPDEAAIVSALQSGNVQMAVFDDALVADTIGASAEVAKTPQLNYHALQFNSRKAPFDNLDLRLAIQCAIDRQQVLDTAALGEGEVTGPITSPAFLSDPDARPCPEADIETAEKHLADAGYADGITIDAIVMQDGYSTAVAEAENVQAQLAEIGITLNLEVLESGAYVDRWVAGDFGAAFALNGGQPDPDAMYGRYFTSTGNLNAVAGYSSDTLDALFAAGKASNDLDERKQIYADVSKELEDNAVWVWLFTGYNYTATAPSVQGFTPLPNGSLQYLRDTTITG, encoded by the coding sequence ATGACTCAACGCAAACGACGCGTGCAGGCCGGACTCGCGGCCCTCGGAGTCGCCACCGCGACCGCTCTCCTCGTGAGCGGGTGCACCGGCACGTCGACGGCCACGCCGAGCGGCACTCCGAACGCCGACGGCACCCTCGTGATCGGCGTCACGACCGACGCCAACACGCTCTACCCGTGGACGACGACGCAGTTCCAGGCGACGAACGTGCTCCAGAACATCTACGGCACGCTCACCGAGTTCGACGAGAACCTCGAGGTCGTGCCCGGTCTCGCCGAGTCGTGGGAGACATCGGAAGACGGCCTCACCGTGACCTTCACGCTCCGCGAGGGCGTCACCTACTCGAACGGCGCCGCCTTCGACTCGGCCGACGTCGTCGCCTCGCTCACCGCGATCAAGAACCCCGACACGGCAGCCGTCTCGGCCACGAACCTCGCCTCGGTGAGCACGATCGAGGCCCCCGACGCGAGCACCGTCGTGCTGACCCTCTCGGCTCCCGACGCCGCTCTCGTGTCGAAGCTCGCGCCCGTCACCATGGCGATCCTCGACTCCGACGACACCGCAGCGACCCTCGAGACGGCTCCCAACGGCACCGGCCCGTACATGCTCGACGAGCGGAAGCCGAACGAGTCGATCTCGCTCGTACGGAACACCGACTACTGGGGCGACACCCCGGGCCTCGGCGGCATCGAGTTCCGCGTCATCCCCGACGAGGCGGCGATCGTCTCGGCTCTCCAGTCGGGCAACGTGCAGATGGCCGTCTTCGACGACGCCCTCGTCGCCGACACGATCGGCGCCTCGGCGGAGGTCGCGAAGACCCCGCAGCTCAACTACCACGCGCTGCAGTTCAACTCGCGGAAGGCCCCGTTCGACAACCTCGACCTGCGCCTCGCGATCCAGTGCGCGATCGACCGCCAGCAGGTGCTCGACACCGCCGCTCTCGGCGAGGGCGAAGTGACCGGCCCGATCACGTCGCCCGCATTCCTCTCCGACCCCGACGCCCGCCCGTGCCCCGAGGCCGACATCGAGACCGCCGAGAAGCACCTCGCCGACGCGGGCTACGCCGACGGCATCACGATCGACGCGATCGTCATGCAGGACGGCTACTCGACCGCCGTCGCCGAGGCCGAGAACGTGCAGGCCCAGCTTGCCGAGATCGGCATCACGCTGAACCTCGAGGTGCTCGAGTCGGGCGCCTACGTCGACCGCTGGGTCGCCGGCGACTTCGGCGCGGCCTTCGCCCTCAACGGCGGACAGCCCGACCCCGACGCCATGTACGGCCGCTACTTCACGAGCACCGGCAATCTGAACGCCGTCGCCGGGTACAGCTCCGACACGCTCGACGCCCTCTTCGCGGCGGGCAAGGCGAGCAACGACCTCGACGAGCGCAAGCAGATCTACGCGGATGTCTCGAAGGAACTCGAGGACAACGCCGTCTGGGTGTGGCTCTTCACGGGCTACAACTACACGGCGACCGCGCCGAGCGTGCAGGGCTTCACGCCGCTGCCGAACGGTTCGCTGCAGTACCTGCGCGACACCACCATCACCGGCTGA
- a CDS encoding anhydro-N-acetylmuramic acid kinase: MISGTSHDGIDVAVVDLVERDGTLELALRHRDAVAYEPGLRSRIIAALPPASVDLAEVCALDTLIGQAFAEAAAAACDAAGAVDLIVSHGQTVFHWVEGDHALGTLQLGQPAWIAERTGVAVVSDVRSRDIAAGGHGAPLASTIDALLLAGRPGRPAALNLGGISNATVVDPESVRAWDIGPANALLDAVIVDRSAHPAGYDDGGALAAAGTVDEALLAVLLEEPYYRVAPPKSTGKELFHLDYVNDALRRSGREDIATNDLLATLARLTIVTVADALVADGVTEIFVSGGGAHNPVLLGGIAELTGAILAPTDALGLPGDDKEAVLMAVIGWMTVHGVPSSIPTATGARGSRLLGSITPGARPLAFPAPVTAPTALRVVD, translated from the coding sequence ATGATCTCGGGCACCTCGCACGACGGCATCGACGTCGCCGTGGTCGACCTGGTCGAGCGAGACGGCACTCTCGAACTCGCACTGCGCCACCGCGACGCGGTCGCCTACGAGCCGGGCCTCCGCTCCCGCATCATCGCGGCGCTGCCCCCGGCATCCGTCGACCTCGCCGAGGTCTGCGCGCTCGACACCCTCATCGGTCAGGCGTTCGCCGAGGCCGCGGCGGCCGCGTGCGACGCGGCGGGAGCCGTCGACCTCATCGTCTCGCACGGCCAGACGGTGTTCCACTGGGTCGAGGGCGACCACGCCCTCGGCACGCTGCAGCTCGGACAGCCCGCGTGGATCGCCGAGCGCACGGGCGTCGCCGTCGTCTCCGACGTGCGCTCGCGCGACATCGCCGCGGGCGGCCACGGTGCTCCGCTCGCGTCGACGATCGACGCGCTGCTGCTCGCCGGGCGGCCCGGCCGCCCCGCCGCTCTCAACCTCGGCGGCATCTCGAACGCGACCGTCGTCGACCCCGAGTCGGTGCGCGCGTGGGACATCGGTCCCGCGAACGCCCTGCTCGACGCCGTGATCGTCGACCGGTCGGCCCACCCCGCGGGGTACGACGACGGCGGAGCCCTGGCCGCAGCCGGCACGGTCGACGAGGCCCTGCTCGCCGTGCTGCTCGAGGAGCCGTACTACCGGGTCGCTCCGCCGAAGAGCACGGGCAAGGAGCTCTTCCACCTCGACTACGTGAACGACGCCCTGCGCCGCAGCGGCCGGGAGGACATCGCGACGAACGACCTCCTCGCGACGCTCGCGCGACTCACGATCGTCACCGTCGCCGATGCCCTCGTGGCCGACGGCGTGACCGAGATCTTCGTCTCGGGCGGCGGGGCGCACAACCCCGTGCTGCTCGGCGGCATCGCCGAACTCACCGGCGCGATCCTCGCCCCGACCGACGCCCTCGGCCTGCCCGGCGACGACAAAGAGGCCGTGCTCATGGCCGTCATCGGCTGGATGACGGTGCACGGCGTGCCCTCCTCGATCCCCACGGCCACGGGTGCCCGCGGCTCGCGCCTGCTCGGCTCGATCACGCCCGGCGCACGCCCGCTCGCGTTCCCGGCGCCCGTCACGGCGCCGACGGCTCTCCGGGTGGTCGACTGA
- a CDS encoding serine hydrolase domain-containing protein — MTNLDARATAAATALTTIDAPHPPPGAVVALSIGESIGAAAVGSADLATGERMTRATVHDLASVSKLLTTTALLRLVDAGAISLDSTVGELLGDGPIADRTVRQLLEHRGGLAPWWPLYLDPAAADDPIGAVLARASEAAADTARVYSDLGFLVLGALVARAGGAPFADVVRREVLGPLGLTGVTPGPTTEAAHAAASADGDAIERSMVEDGVPYPVPFGVEGFTWRTETLRGAVNDGNAFHAVGGPAGHAGWFATVDDMLTLGRALAADPGEHGLWSRATRDRFLAVSADPAQALGFRYYPAGVIHPTRTLWGHPGFTGTALAFAPADEVYEPLALALAANRLHGRSAPTRDRLAPTELLLSAATRAAVDPSEMTP; from the coding sequence ATGACGAACCTCGACGCACGCGCGACGGCCGCGGCGACGGCGCTCACGACGATCGACGCGCCGCACCCGCCGCCCGGAGCGGTCGTCGCGCTCTCGATCGGCGAATCCATCGGAGCCGCGGCGGTCGGCAGCGCCGACCTCGCGACGGGCGAGCGGATGACGCGGGCGACCGTTCACGACCTCGCATCGGTCAGCAAGCTCCTGACGACGACCGCCCTCCTCCGCCTCGTCGACGCCGGGGCGATCTCGCTCGACTCCACAGTCGGCGAGCTGCTCGGCGACGGCCCGATCGCCGACCGCACGGTGCGTCAGCTCCTCGAGCACCGCGGCGGACTCGCGCCGTGGTGGCCGCTCTACCTCGATCCGGCCGCGGCCGATGACCCGATCGGTGCCGTGCTCGCGCGCGCATCCGAGGCCGCCGCCGATACGGCTCGCGTGTACTCCGACCTCGGATTCCTCGTGCTCGGCGCCCTTGTCGCCCGGGCCGGCGGAGCCCCCTTCGCCGACGTCGTGCGCCGCGAGGTGCTGGGGCCGCTCGGGCTCACGGGCGTCACACCCGGCCCGACGACGGAGGCCGCCCACGCTGCGGCGAGCGCCGACGGCGACGCGATCGAACGCTCGATGGTCGAGGACGGGGTGCCCTACCCCGTGCCCTTCGGCGTCGAGGGATTCACGTGGCGCACGGAGACGCTGCGCGGCGCCGTGAACGACGGCAACGCGTTCCACGCCGTCGGCGGACCCGCCGGCCACGCGGGCTGGTTCGCGACCGTCGACGACATGCTCACGCTCGGCCGCGCCCTCGCCGCCGATCCCGGCGAGCACGGGCTCTGGAGCCGCGCGACGCGCGACCGGTTCCTCGCCGTCTCGGCCGACCCGGCTCAGGCGCTCGGCTTCCGGTACTACCCCGCGGGCGTCATCCACCCCACGCGCACCCTGTGGGGGCACCCCGGATTCACGGGCACCGCCCTCGCGTTCGCTCCCGCGGACGAAGTGTACGAACCTCTTGCTCTCGCCCTCGCCGCCAATCGACTGCACGGGCGATCGGCGCCGACGCGCGACCGACTCGCACCGACCGAACTCCTTCTCTCTGCCGCGACCCGCGCGGCCGTCGACCCTTCGGAGATGACCCCATGA